The proteins below are encoded in one region of Chelonia mydas isolate rCheMyd1 chromosome 11, rCheMyd1.pri.v2, whole genome shotgun sequence:
- the LRRFIP1 gene encoding leucine-rich repeat flightless-interacting protein 1 isoform X15, with product MGTQGAGRKRLPNRERLTAEDDALNQIAREAEARLAAKRAARAEAREIRMKELERQQKEASDEDERMSVGSRGSLRVEERPEKDFEKGARTVSSLSAATLASLGGTSSRRGSGDTSISVDTEASIREIKDSLAEVEEKYKKAMVSNAQLDNEKTNFMYQVDTLKDALLELEEQLAESRRQYEEKSKEFEREKHAHSILQFQFTEIKETLKQREEMLEEIRQLQQKQESYIREISDLQETIEWKDKKIGALERQKEFFDSIRSERDDLRDEVVVLKEQLKKHGIIPNLEVATNGEALDGLDNEGYSDSTKITPGATQILQTAGDGTLGRANEVEMKDEILEDMGKREILQNTEHEEHKEESEEREIVKECTEIKTLHADENTEAEKTMEDNDVTSTVMLSSGREEQIQSHTEHVSGNVSSTENSDVIELRKETESGDDSLEAQQSGSKESEHSSDLNHLTNENWETGTLKSQSIETPQGRPTDLDTEQESERLAQEQKITQEDFTICQQEGSSEIFQEALDFVVSSHASASDQSGSPEDARAGTGIEESHVEAHTESLCQAEESTENEVMSSLEKQLDEDEGYIDRTVGKGEDGKNDSDTAEEENKTGNTVQSQGRKEVDSVEEEGEAACASEVTPDTIVKEQKTDETHTLSTFSKSDLIFAEEEGNMQDEVENEKDIAERGQTKDTGKMEELTGMLDVQPDSENKRVEEEEPMVSLDEFAEVKEGVSHQTEQDQDVMKEIQSQETILVTSPSDHEIEESNTEMWDESRKGEESRNELMGDEGTQVETQTIKCSEEVKNNPIQEKDKTVESEMQKIVKEVEDESRQELTQDVSVIIEEKVDDKEASVESSEKLDLPDQQHDRFVSDDSSLQKITELSQQLSESLEGNTKEMEIQKTVLDDACQLSRKEGDTKQMGNGNEEDENKGIEERNELQKVKKPEVVPDVEEDADYLKTQKAELDEKSNEQVEVEGQEEEIVEDDGEKFDFDDELGLILKTPGKHDAEKVNTQTLEEVREKEIVTETAKTGKGEKEETHQSGTQSVENEGMVTEGNASTQQEKENEAEEAGRLQTDTSRSAAPEKACDLVEDETENEAVLDSNNMEKIAAEYSSEQELGNLGNTRDESKEDMQASRRGKGRSKEDCVIS from the exons GTTGAAGAAAGGCCAGAAAAAGACTTTGAGAAG GGAGCTCGTACTGTGTCAAGCTTATCAGCAGCTACGCTAGCCTCTCTGGGTGGAACTTCCTCCCGGAGAGGCAGTGGGGACACCTCCATCTCCGTTGATACTGAGGCATCCATTAGAGAAATAAAG GACTCCCTAGCAGAAGTTGAAGAGAAATATAAAAAGGCTATGGTGTCCAATGCGCAGCTagacaatgaaaaaacaaacttcaTGTACCAAGTAGATACCTTGAAGGATGCATTGTTAGAGTTAGAAGAACAGCTGGCAGAATCCAGGAGGCAATATGAAGAGAAAAGCAAA GAATTTGAGCGGGAAAAGCATGCTCATAGCATATTGCAGTTTCAGTTCACAGAAATCAAGGAGACCCTGAAGCAAAGAGAAGAAATGCTCGAG GAAATCCGACAGCTGCAACAGAAACAGGAGAGCTATATCAGGGAAATTTCTGATCTTCAGGAGACGATAGAGTGGAAAGACAAAAAAATAGGG GCGTTAGAGAGGCAGAAAGAGTTCTTTGATTCCATAAGGAGTGAGCGGGATGACCTCAGAGATGAGGTGGTTGTGCTGAAGGAACAACTGAAG AAACATGGAATAATCCCAAATTTGGAAGTAGCCACCAATGGAGAGGCTTTAGATGGTCTCGATAATGAAGGATATTCAGATTCTACCAAGATTACTCCAGGGGCGACTCAGATCTTACAGACAGCTGGGGATGGGACACTAG GCAGAGCCAATGAAGTGGAGATGAAAGATGAGATTTTGGAGGATATGGGGAAAAGAGAAATCTTGCAGAATACTGAGCATGAGGAACACAAAGAGGAGTCTGAGGAGCGGGAAATTGTAAAGGAGTGTACGGAGATAAAGACATTGCATGCTGATGAAAATACAGAGGCAGAGAAAACCATGGAAGACAATGATGTCACATCAACAGTGATGTTAAGTAGTGGACGTGAGGAACAAATTCAAAGCCATACAGAACATGTTTCAGGAAATGTTTCTTCCACTGAAAATAGTGATGTAATTGAGTTGAGAAAGGAAACAGAATCAGGAGATGATAGCTTAGAAGCCCAACAGTCTGGTAGTAAGGAATCTGAACATagtagtgatttaaatcacttgactAATGAGAATTGGGAAACGGGTACACTGAAAAGTCAGAGTATTGAGACTCCTCAGGGAAGACCTACTGACTTAGACACAGAGCAGGAATCTGAAAGACTTGCACAAGAGCAGAAAATAACACAAGAGGATTTTACAATTTGCCAGCAAGAAGGCAGTAGTGAAATATTTCAGGAAGCTCTTGATTTTGTGGTTAGCAGCCATGCATCAGCTTCTGATCAGTCAGGATCACCAGAAGATGCAAGAGCAGGTACAGGTATTGAAGAATCACATGTGGAGGCTCACACTGAGAGTCTCTGTCAAGCAGAAGAAAGCACTGAAAATGAGGTTATGAGTAGCTTGGAGAAACAGCTTGATGAAGATGAAGGGTACATAGACAGAACAGTTGGTAAAGGAGAGGATGGTAAAAATGACAGTGATACAGCTGAAGAAGAAAATAAGACTGGAAATACAGTTCAGAGTCAGGGAAGGAAAGAAGTAGATTctgtggaagaggagggagaagcagCATGTGCAAGTGAGGTCACACCAGATACAattgtaaaagaacaaaaaacagatGAAACACATACTCTATCCACTTTTTCAAAAAGTGATCTGATATTTGCAGAAGAGGAAGGAAATATGCAAGATGAGGTAGAGAATGAGAAGGATATTGCTGAGAGGGGACAAACAAAAGACACAGGAAAGATGGAAGAATTAACAGGCATGTTGGACGTTCAACCAGATTCTGAAAACAAAAGGGTGGAAGAGGAGGAACCTATGGTATCCCTAGATGAATTTGCAGAGGTAAAAGAGGGTGTATCGCATCAGACAGAGCAGGACCAAGATGTCATGAAAGAAATTCAATCCCAAGAAACTATTTTAGTTACTAGTCCCAGCGATCATGAAATTGAGGAATCAAACACAGAAATGTGGGATGAATCtaggaaaggagaggaaagtagAAATGAGTTGATGGGAGATGAGGGAACACAGGTAGAAACCCAAACAATTAAGTGCAGTGAAGAAGTAAAGAATAATCCAATACAAGAAAAAGATAAGACTGTAGAAAGTGAAATGCAGAAAATAGTTAAAGAAGTGGAAGATGAATCTAGACAGGAATTGACTCAAGATGTCAGTGTAATTATTGAAGAGAAAGTTGATGATAAAGAGGCATCAGTGGAAAGTAGCGAGAAGCTGGATCTTCCAGACCAGCAGCATGATAGGTTTGTTTCTGATGATAGTTCATTGCAGAAAATCACAGAACTATCACAGCAACTTAGTGAATCCCTTGAAGGCAACACAAAGGAAATGGAAATTCAGAAAACTGTGTTAGATGATGCATGTCAACTTAGCAGAAAAGAAGGGGATACAAAACAGATGGGAAATGGGAATGAGGAAGATGAGAATAAAGGAATAGAAGAGCGGAATGAATTACAAAAAGTTAAGAAACCAGAAGTTGTTCCAGATGTTGAGGAAGATGCTGATTACCTCAAGACACAGAAAGCAGAGCTGGATGAGAAGTCTAATGAACAAGTTGAGGTGGAGGGTCAAGAGGAGGAAATAGTGGAAGATGATGGTGAAAAATTTGATTTTGATGATGAATTAGGGCTGATATTAAAAACTCCCGGAAAGCATGATGCTGAGAAAGTTAATACACAAACGTTGGAGGAAGTTAGGGAAAAGGAAATAGTCACAGAAACTGCCAAAACAGGAAAAGGTGAAAAGGAGGAAACTCATCAAAGCGGAACACAGAGTGTAGAGAATGAGGGCATGGTTACTGAAGGCAATGCTAGTACCcagcaggaaaaagaaaatgaagctgAAGAAGCTGGTCGTTTGCAAACTGATACATCTCGGTCTGCAGCTCCAGAAAAAGCCTGTGATCTGGTGGAGGACGAAACTGAGAATGAAGCCGTGTTAGACAGCAATAATATGGAAAAAATAGCTGCTGAATATTCATCAGAACAGGAGTTAGGAAACTTAGGCAACACTAGGGATGAAAGCAAAGAGGATATGCAAGCTAGTAGAAGGGGCAAGGGTAGATCTAAAGAAGACTGTGTGATATCATGA
- the LRRFIP1 gene encoding leucine-rich repeat flightless-interacting protein 1 isoform X13 translates to MGTQGAGRKRLPNRERLTAEDDALNQIAREAEARLAAKRAARAEAREIRMKELERQQKEVEERPEKDFEKGARTVSSLSAATLASLGGTSSRRGSGDTSISVDTEASIREIKDINELKNQIQDVEGKYMQGLKEMKDSLAEVEEKYKKAMVSNAQLDNEKTNFMYQVDTLKDALLELEEQLAESRRQYEEKSKEFEREKHAHSILQFQFTEIKETLKQREEMLEEIRQLQQKQESYIREISDLQETIEWKDKKIGALERQKEFFDSIRSERDDLRDEVVVLKEQLKKHGIIPNLEVATNGEALDGLDNEGYSDSTKITPGATQILQTAGDGTLGRANEVEMKDEILEDMGKREILQNTEHEEHKEESEEREIVKECTEIKTLHADENTEAEKTMEDNDVTSTVMLSSGREEQIQSHTEHVSGNVSSTENSDVIELRKETESGDDSLEAQQSGSKESEHSSDLNHLTNENWETGTLKSQSIETPQGRPTDLDTEQESERLAQEQKITQEDFTICQQEGSSEIFQEALDFVVSSHASASDQSGSPEDARAGTGIEESHVEAHTESLCQAEESTENEVMSSLEKQLDEDEGYIDRTVGKGEDGKNDSDTAEEENKTGNTVQSQGRKEVDSVEEEGEAACASEVTPDTIVKEQKTDETHTLSTFSKSDLIFAEEEGNMQDEVENEKDIAERGQTKDTGKMEELTGMLDVQPDSENKRVEEEEPMVSLDEFAEVKEGVSHQTEQDQDVMKEIQSQETILVTSPSDHEIEESNTEMWDESRKGEESRNELMGDEGTQVETQTIKCSEEVKNNPIQEKDKTVESEMQKIVKEVEDESRQELTQDVSVIIEEKVDDKEASVESSEKLDLPDQQHDRFVSDDSSLQKITELSQQLSESLEGNTKEMEIQKTVLDDACQLSRKEGDTKQMGNGNEEDENKGIEERNELQKVKKPEVVPDVEEDADYLKTQKAELDEKSNEQVEVEGQEEEIVEDDGEKFDFDDELGLILKTPGKHDAEKVNTQTLEEVREKEIVTETAKTGKGEKEETHQSGTQSVENEGMVTEGNASTQQEKENEAEEAGRLQTDTSRSAAPEKACDLVEDETENEAVLDSNNMEKIAAEYSSEQELGNLGNTRDESKEDMQASRRGKGRSKEDCVIS, encoded by the exons GTTGAAGAAAGGCCAGAAAAAGACTTTGAGAAG GGAGCTCGTACTGTGTCAAGCTTATCAGCAGCTACGCTAGCCTCTCTGGGTGGAACTTCCTCCCGGAGAGGCAGTGGGGACACCTCCATCTCCGTTGATACTGAGGCATCCATTAGAGAAATAAAG GATATCAATGAGTTAAAGAACCAGATTCAGGATGTAGAAGGCAAATACATGCAGGGACTGAAAGAAATGAAG GACTCCCTAGCAGAAGTTGAAGAGAAATATAAAAAGGCTATGGTGTCCAATGCGCAGCTagacaatgaaaaaacaaacttcaTGTACCAAGTAGATACCTTGAAGGATGCATTGTTAGAGTTAGAAGAACAGCTGGCAGAATCCAGGAGGCAATATGAAGAGAAAAGCAAA GAATTTGAGCGGGAAAAGCATGCTCATAGCATATTGCAGTTTCAGTTCACAGAAATCAAGGAGACCCTGAAGCAAAGAGAAGAAATGCTCGAG GAAATCCGACAGCTGCAACAGAAACAGGAGAGCTATATCAGGGAAATTTCTGATCTTCAGGAGACGATAGAGTGGAAAGACAAAAAAATAGGG GCGTTAGAGAGGCAGAAAGAGTTCTTTGATTCCATAAGGAGTGAGCGGGATGACCTCAGAGATGAGGTGGTTGTGCTGAAGGAACAACTGAAG AAACATGGAATAATCCCAAATTTGGAAGTAGCCACCAATGGAGAGGCTTTAGATGGTCTCGATAATGAAGGATATTCAGATTCTACCAAGATTACTCCAGGGGCGACTCAGATCTTACAGACAGCTGGGGATGGGACACTAG GCAGAGCCAATGAAGTGGAGATGAAAGATGAGATTTTGGAGGATATGGGGAAAAGAGAAATCTTGCAGAATACTGAGCATGAGGAACACAAAGAGGAGTCTGAGGAGCGGGAAATTGTAAAGGAGTGTACGGAGATAAAGACATTGCATGCTGATGAAAATACAGAGGCAGAGAAAACCATGGAAGACAATGATGTCACATCAACAGTGATGTTAAGTAGTGGACGTGAGGAACAAATTCAAAGCCATACAGAACATGTTTCAGGAAATGTTTCTTCCACTGAAAATAGTGATGTAATTGAGTTGAGAAAGGAAACAGAATCAGGAGATGATAGCTTAGAAGCCCAACAGTCTGGTAGTAAGGAATCTGAACATagtagtgatttaaatcacttgactAATGAGAATTGGGAAACGGGTACACTGAAAAGTCAGAGTATTGAGACTCCTCAGGGAAGACCTACTGACTTAGACACAGAGCAGGAATCTGAAAGACTTGCACAAGAGCAGAAAATAACACAAGAGGATTTTACAATTTGCCAGCAAGAAGGCAGTAGTGAAATATTTCAGGAAGCTCTTGATTTTGTGGTTAGCAGCCATGCATCAGCTTCTGATCAGTCAGGATCACCAGAAGATGCAAGAGCAGGTACAGGTATTGAAGAATCACATGTGGAGGCTCACACTGAGAGTCTCTGTCAAGCAGAAGAAAGCACTGAAAATGAGGTTATGAGTAGCTTGGAGAAACAGCTTGATGAAGATGAAGGGTACATAGACAGAACAGTTGGTAAAGGAGAGGATGGTAAAAATGACAGTGATACAGCTGAAGAAGAAAATAAGACTGGAAATACAGTTCAGAGTCAGGGAAGGAAAGAAGTAGATTctgtggaagaggagggagaagcagCATGTGCAAGTGAGGTCACACCAGATACAattgtaaaagaacaaaaaacagatGAAACACATACTCTATCCACTTTTTCAAAAAGTGATCTGATATTTGCAGAAGAGGAAGGAAATATGCAAGATGAGGTAGAGAATGAGAAGGATATTGCTGAGAGGGGACAAACAAAAGACACAGGAAAGATGGAAGAATTAACAGGCATGTTGGACGTTCAACCAGATTCTGAAAACAAAAGGGTGGAAGAGGAGGAACCTATGGTATCCCTAGATGAATTTGCAGAGGTAAAAGAGGGTGTATCGCATCAGACAGAGCAGGACCAAGATGTCATGAAAGAAATTCAATCCCAAGAAACTATTTTAGTTACTAGTCCCAGCGATCATGAAATTGAGGAATCAAACACAGAAATGTGGGATGAATCtaggaaaggagaggaaagtagAAATGAGTTGATGGGAGATGAGGGAACACAGGTAGAAACCCAAACAATTAAGTGCAGTGAAGAAGTAAAGAATAATCCAATACAAGAAAAAGATAAGACTGTAGAAAGTGAAATGCAGAAAATAGTTAAAGAAGTGGAAGATGAATCTAGACAGGAATTGACTCAAGATGTCAGTGTAATTATTGAAGAGAAAGTTGATGATAAAGAGGCATCAGTGGAAAGTAGCGAGAAGCTGGATCTTCCAGACCAGCAGCATGATAGGTTTGTTTCTGATGATAGTTCATTGCAGAAAATCACAGAACTATCACAGCAACTTAGTGAATCCCTTGAAGGCAACACAAAGGAAATGGAAATTCAGAAAACTGTGTTAGATGATGCATGTCAACTTAGCAGAAAAGAAGGGGATACAAAACAGATGGGAAATGGGAATGAGGAAGATGAGAATAAAGGAATAGAAGAGCGGAATGAATTACAAAAAGTTAAGAAACCAGAAGTTGTTCCAGATGTTGAGGAAGATGCTGATTACCTCAAGACACAGAAAGCAGAGCTGGATGAGAAGTCTAATGAACAAGTTGAGGTGGAGGGTCAAGAGGAGGAAATAGTGGAAGATGATGGTGAAAAATTTGATTTTGATGATGAATTAGGGCTGATATTAAAAACTCCCGGAAAGCATGATGCTGAGAAAGTTAATACACAAACGTTGGAGGAAGTTAGGGAAAAGGAAATAGTCACAGAAACTGCCAAAACAGGAAAAGGTGAAAAGGAGGAAACTCATCAAAGCGGAACACAGAGTGTAGAGAATGAGGGCATGGTTACTGAAGGCAATGCTAGTACCcagcaggaaaaagaaaatgaagctgAAGAAGCTGGTCGTTTGCAAACTGATACATCTCGGTCTGCAGCTCCAGAAAAAGCCTGTGATCTGGTGGAGGACGAAACTGAGAATGAAGCCGTGTTAGACAGCAATAATATGGAAAAAATAGCTGCTGAATATTCATCAGAACAGGAGTTAGGAAACTTAGGCAACACTAGGGATGAAAGCAAAGAGGATATGCAAGCTAGTAGAAGGGGCAAGGGTAGATCTAAAGAAGACTGTGTGATATCATGA
- the LRRFIP1 gene encoding leucine-rich repeat flightless-interacting protein 1 isoform X19, whose amino-acid sequence MGTQGAGRKRLPNRERLTAEDDALNQIAREAEARLAAKRAARAEAREIRMKELERQQKEVEERPEKDFEKGARTVSSLSAATLASLGGTSSRRGSGDTSISVDTEASIREIKDSLAEVEEKYKKAMVSNAQLDNEKTNFMYQVDTLKDALLELEEQLAESRRQYEEKSKEFEREKHAHSILQFQFTEIKETLKQREEMLEEIRQLQQKQESYIREISDLQETIEWKDKKIGALERQKEFFDSIRSERDDLRDEVVVLKEQLKKHGIIPNLEVATNGEALDGLDNEGYSDSTKITPGATQILQTAGDGTLGRANEVEMKDEILEDMGKREILQNTEHEEHKEESEEREIVKECTEIKTLHADENTEAEKTMEDNDVTSTVMLSSGREEQIQSHTEHVSGNVSSTENSDVIELRKETESGDDSLEAQQSGSKESEHSSDLNHLTNENWETGTLKSQSIETPQGRPTDLDTEQESERLAQEQKITQEDFTICQQEGSSEIFQEALDFVVSSHASASDQSGSPEDARAGTGIEESHVEAHTESLCQAEESTENEVMSSLEKQLDEDEGYIDRTVGKGEDGKNDSDTAEEENKTGNTVQSQGRKEVDSVEEEGEAACASEVTPDTIVKEQKTDETHTLSTFSKSDLIFAEEEGNMQDEVENEKDIAERGQTKDTGKMEELTGMLDVQPDSENKRVEEEEPMVSLDEFAEVKEGVSHQTEQDQDVMKEIQSQETILVTSPSDHEIEESNTEMWDESRKGEESRNELMGDEGTQVETQTIKCSEEVKNNPIQEKDKTVESEMQKIVKEVEDESRQELTQDVSVIIEEKVDDKEASVESSEKLDLPDQQHDRFVSDDSSLQKITELSQQLSESLEGNTKEMEIQKTVLDDACQLSRKEGDTKQMGNGNEEDENKGIEERNELQKVKKPEVVPDVEEDADYLKTQKAELDEKSNEQVEVEGQEEEIVEDDGEKFDFDDELGLILKTPGKHDAEKVNTQTLEEVREKEIVTETAKTGKGEKEETHQSGTQSVENEGMVTEGNASTQQEKENEAEEAGRLQTDTSRSAAPEKACDLVEDETENEAVLDSNNMEKIAAEYSSEQELGNLGNTRDESKEDMQASRRGKGRSKEDCVIS is encoded by the exons GTTGAAGAAAGGCCAGAAAAAGACTTTGAGAAG GGAGCTCGTACTGTGTCAAGCTTATCAGCAGCTACGCTAGCCTCTCTGGGTGGAACTTCCTCCCGGAGAGGCAGTGGGGACACCTCCATCTCCGTTGATACTGAGGCATCCATTAGAGAAATAAAG GACTCCCTAGCAGAAGTTGAAGAGAAATATAAAAAGGCTATGGTGTCCAATGCGCAGCTagacaatgaaaaaacaaacttcaTGTACCAAGTAGATACCTTGAAGGATGCATTGTTAGAGTTAGAAGAACAGCTGGCAGAATCCAGGAGGCAATATGAAGAGAAAAGCAAA GAATTTGAGCGGGAAAAGCATGCTCATAGCATATTGCAGTTTCAGTTCACAGAAATCAAGGAGACCCTGAAGCAAAGAGAAGAAATGCTCGAG GAAATCCGACAGCTGCAACAGAAACAGGAGAGCTATATCAGGGAAATTTCTGATCTTCAGGAGACGATAGAGTGGAAAGACAAAAAAATAGGG GCGTTAGAGAGGCAGAAAGAGTTCTTTGATTCCATAAGGAGTGAGCGGGATGACCTCAGAGATGAGGTGGTTGTGCTGAAGGAACAACTGAAG AAACATGGAATAATCCCAAATTTGGAAGTAGCCACCAATGGAGAGGCTTTAGATGGTCTCGATAATGAAGGATATTCAGATTCTACCAAGATTACTCCAGGGGCGACTCAGATCTTACAGACAGCTGGGGATGGGACACTAG GCAGAGCCAATGAAGTGGAGATGAAAGATGAGATTTTGGAGGATATGGGGAAAAGAGAAATCTTGCAGAATACTGAGCATGAGGAACACAAAGAGGAGTCTGAGGAGCGGGAAATTGTAAAGGAGTGTACGGAGATAAAGACATTGCATGCTGATGAAAATACAGAGGCAGAGAAAACCATGGAAGACAATGATGTCACATCAACAGTGATGTTAAGTAGTGGACGTGAGGAACAAATTCAAAGCCATACAGAACATGTTTCAGGAAATGTTTCTTCCACTGAAAATAGTGATGTAATTGAGTTGAGAAAGGAAACAGAATCAGGAGATGATAGCTTAGAAGCCCAACAGTCTGGTAGTAAGGAATCTGAACATagtagtgatttaaatcacttgactAATGAGAATTGGGAAACGGGTACACTGAAAAGTCAGAGTATTGAGACTCCTCAGGGAAGACCTACTGACTTAGACACAGAGCAGGAATCTGAAAGACTTGCACAAGAGCAGAAAATAACACAAGAGGATTTTACAATTTGCCAGCAAGAAGGCAGTAGTGAAATATTTCAGGAAGCTCTTGATTTTGTGGTTAGCAGCCATGCATCAGCTTCTGATCAGTCAGGATCACCAGAAGATGCAAGAGCAGGTACAGGTATTGAAGAATCACATGTGGAGGCTCACACTGAGAGTCTCTGTCAAGCAGAAGAAAGCACTGAAAATGAGGTTATGAGTAGCTTGGAGAAACAGCTTGATGAAGATGAAGGGTACATAGACAGAACAGTTGGTAAAGGAGAGGATGGTAAAAATGACAGTGATACAGCTGAAGAAGAAAATAAGACTGGAAATACAGTTCAGAGTCAGGGAAGGAAAGAAGTAGATTctgtggaagaggagggagaagcagCATGTGCAAGTGAGGTCACACCAGATACAattgtaaaagaacaaaaaacagatGAAACACATACTCTATCCACTTTTTCAAAAAGTGATCTGATATTTGCAGAAGAGGAAGGAAATATGCAAGATGAGGTAGAGAATGAGAAGGATATTGCTGAGAGGGGACAAACAAAAGACACAGGAAAGATGGAAGAATTAACAGGCATGTTGGACGTTCAACCAGATTCTGAAAACAAAAGGGTGGAAGAGGAGGAACCTATGGTATCCCTAGATGAATTTGCAGAGGTAAAAGAGGGTGTATCGCATCAGACAGAGCAGGACCAAGATGTCATGAAAGAAATTCAATCCCAAGAAACTATTTTAGTTACTAGTCCCAGCGATCATGAAATTGAGGAATCAAACACAGAAATGTGGGATGAATCtaggaaaggagaggaaagtagAAATGAGTTGATGGGAGATGAGGGAACACAGGTAGAAACCCAAACAATTAAGTGCAGTGAAGAAGTAAAGAATAATCCAATACAAGAAAAAGATAAGACTGTAGAAAGTGAAATGCAGAAAATAGTTAAAGAAGTGGAAGATGAATCTAGACAGGAATTGACTCAAGATGTCAGTGTAATTATTGAAGAGAAAGTTGATGATAAAGAGGCATCAGTGGAAAGTAGCGAGAAGCTGGATCTTCCAGACCAGCAGCATGATAGGTTTGTTTCTGATGATAGTTCATTGCAGAAAATCACAGAACTATCACAGCAACTTAGTGAATCCCTTGAAGGCAACACAAAGGAAATGGAAATTCAGAAAACTGTGTTAGATGATGCATGTCAACTTAGCAGAAAAGAAGGGGATACAAAACAGATGGGAAATGGGAATGAGGAAGATGAGAATAAAGGAATAGAAGAGCGGAATGAATTACAAAAAGTTAAGAAACCAGAAGTTGTTCCAGATGTTGAGGAAGATGCTGATTACCTCAAGACACAGAAAGCAGAGCTGGATGAGAAGTCTAATGAACAAGTTGAGGTGGAGGGTCAAGAGGAGGAAATAGTGGAAGATGATGGTGAAAAATTTGATTTTGATGATGAATTAGGGCTGATATTAAAAACTCCCGGAAAGCATGATGCTGAGAAAGTTAATACACAAACGTTGGAGGAAGTTAGGGAAAAGGAAATAGTCACAGAAACTGCCAAAACAGGAAAAGGTGAAAAGGAGGAAACTCATCAAAGCGGAACACAGAGTGTAGAGAATGAGGGCATGGTTACTGAAGGCAATGCTAGTACCcagcaggaaaaagaaaatgaagctgAAGAAGCTGGTCGTTTGCAAACTGATACATCTCGGTCTGCAGCTCCAGAAAAAGCCTGTGATCTGGTGGAGGACGAAACTGAGAATGAAGCCGTGTTAGACAGCAATAATATGGAAAAAATAGCTGCTGAATATTCATCAGAACAGGAGTTAGGAAACTTAGGCAACACTAGGGATGAAAGCAAAGAGGATATGCAAGCTAGTAGAAGGGGCAAGGGTAGATCTAAAGAAGACTGTGTGATATCATGA